The DNA region TGGGTTTTCAATGCGTTACATCTTTGAACCCTTCCATGTGAATAGAAATTGCTAATCAGTGCATTTTTAGCTATGTAAAGTATGTATTAGGAACTGTGCAAAACTACTTGCGCATCTGAACATCAATTCTGTCGAAAAGAAAGACATACTCTACTATAAATGAACTTAGATGGAAGAAGATGGCTAAGAATTAAGTAGAATGAACTTCAAAAACTTATCCTCTATTTTGCTACCATTGTTTTTTCCAGAATGCTCCAGATAACTCAATAATCCTGCTTCATGCCTGTGCACACAATCCAACTGGAGTAGATCCCGACCAGGAACAGTGGCAAAGGATTGCTGAGATAATGAAGGTATTCTAAACTACTTATTCACATATTAATCAGGTGTCCCAAATAGTTTCAAACCAGTCATTACACATTCATATCAAATACATGCCTATGTAATTGATATGAATATTTGATGCTTAAGCTGTTCAGTGTGTTGTGCTTCTGTCAGGGAACGTGGATGGTACAGCTGGTTAAGAGAGCTTGTACCTTGTTATCCTATCAGTCAGCTCCCCTGGGTACTGTGGTACAACTTGTACTGGGTACTTGGtacaaaccccccccccccccccccttaaaaagagtatttcaaaattttgaattgatgCTTTGAAGAAACACTCCATTGCTGCATCTCTTATGttactttataatttaataGTTACTTAATGGtgcatttggtttttttttttacttttttccagAGAAAAAAGCTGTTTCCCTTGTTTGACATAGCTTACCAAGGATTTGTGTCAGGTGACCCTGATGAGGATGCTTGGGCTGTACGCTACTTTGTTAGTCAAGGATTTGAAATGGTCATAGGACAATCATTTGCCAAGAACTTTGGATTATACAGTAAGTACTTGTGGCAGGTGGTTGACTGTAtttgtgaaaacaaaaagatacaAAGTTAATTGATACCTCCTCCTTTCCCTTGCTTCGTAATTTCACAGTGCCAGGTATCAATGCAGGGATACTCTGATGTGTGGCTGTTAGGCAATAGCCTGGTTTACCCCATCTTGGGCGACACTTGTTGTGGAATGAATTTTAAAGCTATCTTTGCAATAATGAGTACCACTTtagcagtagtgaaaacaagacctgaaaaaaattcaggcctgtatgggatttgaacctatgacctctgggatactggtgcagtgctctaacaactgaactaacaagccaactgggagctggtcattatgttggttggTAAGAAACCCATGATGAAAagtgactgtaaatatatgaaatcatGTATGTAAACTGTTGTTCACAGCAGCAGCCAACTGAAAATTGTTCATTGGCATATGCTTCCCTATGAAATGTGAATAGGGGAAAACATGAATAATGAAATGCCCTTACATGTATGACCCAGGGCTTAAAGGGGTTTTTTGAAGATAGACATAGGTTTATGTATTATTACCTTAGAAACAGCTTTTGATGGAAGCTAAAAGAAAGATTACTATTTAAacactgaaaatataaattttaactAAAGTATTTGTTCAAAGCtgctaatttttctttgcagatgAGAGGGCAGGTCATACATGTGTGGTGACAACAGATAATGAAACAGCTGAACGTATCCGTAGCCAGCTCAAGGCAATCATCCGCCCAATGTGGTCAAATCCACCCAATCATGGTGCACGTATTGTAGCAACCATACTGAACAACCCAGCCCACGCTGCCGAATGGTAAGAACGATCTGTTAGCTGAGAGCCAAAATTTCATCACTGTGAGTGTTAATTCATTTTTCTCACGTGGATCAATTTTCTCGTTACTTACATTGACCAGGAGGAAGGGGAAGATTTTCCGGGAGTCTGGCACTAATTAACAGTGCCAGATTCCTTCCAGTTTTGCCAGAAATCTCTGGTGATTTACCAAAAGGACATTTCTTATTTCAGATATGTTAATTAATTTgatattttgtaacttttaggCGTGAAACTTTAAGGACGATGGCTGGGCGTATTTTAGAGTGCCGAAAACTCCTTTACAACAAGCTGAAAGAACGTGGAACACCAGGAACGTGGAACCATATTGTGGACCAGAAGGGAATGTTTGGATTTACAGGATTGAATGGTGAGTGGTTTTGTTATATGATTGCATGGTTTGCATAAATGGAGACTTCTGCAAACCTTTGGTTAAGGTTATGAGTTAAGTGTCCCATTACTATTGGAACCTGTCccactttttcttgttttttttcttttgttgttgttgttgttgttgtttttttccgcATGAAAGGAGTAGGGTGCTCTAACTGGAAGTCTGTAGTTCTAAAAGTCTAAAAGTCTACCTAAGCCGTGGCGCATACAGTCTGGAATACCGTGACCagtccatcgcaaggttacTCCTCAGCTTTCTCTCAGGCTTCCCAGACAATCCACTGGTCCCATTTGCATTCCTGGGTGGAAAAAGGCACTGTGAGAGGAAATTGtattgcccaagaacacaacacggtggccaatttacattatcaactacatgtagttgataaaaccaaattatatatTGAAAGAACTTAAAGAGAGAACTTCCTTAGTTAAGACAATTTGATAAGTACAATTTTTCAAGGGGGTTGTCAGGGGCTATATTCTaggaagtcttttttttttggcagttttGTTTACAGGTTTTCTTTGCTGGTGTCTTCAGCGAACAGTTTTTCGTAGCTCTTCTTTAGGTTTGCTATCTAAGTCAATCAAGAAATGGTGTACTCGAACCTTTATGAACATCATCGCAATTTAAAATGTCATTGAAAagagttttcaaaaatttttattattgttccTGTGAAGGTACAagaatttcctttgttattcGTGATTGCATTCTTCATGATGCAGCAATTCACCATTTTGACATCAAGGAAGATGTCTGGCAACGTTTAAGGGGAGTTAAAAAGGTTTCATGGCACACCAGGAAGTCCTTGCAAATCTAGTTTATATACTGCGAGACAATTTTCAGGGGGGTTTAACTGAAGTGCCAGTGGAAACAGCGTGATTTCAAATGATCATGTTGTGTTTCTCTGCAGTAAAACAAGTGGAATTCTTAGCCAAGTCTTACCACATCTACTTGCTGAACAGCGGACGGGTAAACATTTGTGGGATCACTCACCATAATGTCGACTACATCGCTGAGGCGATTCATGAAGCTGTCACCACAGTTACCGACTGATCAAGTCTATAGTTTTCGGGTGCTGgctatttttgttgttgtgaaagCTAATCTGTGTGAAACctgcgtgcgtgcgtgcgtgcgtgcgtgcgtgcgtgctGACACATCATTCACGCCAGTGTGAAATCGCCCAAGAGGTATTCGTGTGAATGGATAAAGCTGACAGTCATCTCATAATTTAACGATTTGTATTTACAAGGGACAACGTTTGTCAATCAGACAAACTGAAATGCGGTGTGATCACTTATATTTTAATCGTCCGGTCAATTGTGGCTGATTTTATTTACAAAGGAAGGTCTCATTTGTATTAAAATTTCCCTACTGGGTGAAATATCAATAAACCTTTCACCTTCAATACAAAGTTGTTATAGCCATTGTCAGGGCGGAGCCTGTAAGCCGTTCAGTGATTTGATGCAGGATAAGTGTTGTGATAATTTTTGACTCCAAAAAACCCACTTATTATAAGAGTGCAAAAAAGACAGGGTGAATGACATGCGGAGGGAACGTGCGTTACCTCTATGAGAGCTCTTCTTGTGCAAGTACAAATGTTTGGAGAAatagtaaattttccaatttgttCAGGCAATTTCTTACGCGAAACTTCGTTAATTACCACGACTCTTGCTCGCTCAATTTTAATCTTACCAGCTCATGAGCATAAATGTTACCTATTAGTTCAACAGAAATAATATTCAGTAATTATCTTATATTCACTTCGTGTTTGCTACAATAAAAACATATCGCGTTTAACTGAAAAATGCTCATGAAATAACATTGCCGTGGGCACATTGTTCTCATCATAAGAATCTTTTTACGCCCTGAAATATGTGGTCGTCatgttgaaataaaaagatgtacACATCAGTAGATTTGCAGGTTCCTCGTGAATCCTTTCGTAGTGCTTTGTTCCCTGTCAACAACATCTCTGCACACAGTTTCGGGCACTCTCAGTCTCTTGTTGGCGAGACATGCCTTTAAGTTAGCTCATGAATAAAAAAAGTCCAACGTAGCCAGCTAGACAATCAAATTGTTGAAACCGGCATTTTACCCTCATCATATAAACAAATTCCCAAATTTCATAATGTAATAGTTGTAATTACCATAGTTGGCCTGGATTGGTTGTGAGCGCTCCAATCAAGCATGTTAAACATACCCGAACAAAGAGAAAATCACAGAAATCACAATGAAAACCTTGGTTGATGTTAGCAAGGCAGTAGCGTTACATAAATCGTAGTCGCAGCAAGTGATATCACAGTTTTCGGCTTGGCCAATGTACTTGCAAGCCACTGTGTTACAAAAATCTGCTACAAAACATCCTCGCTCATAAACATCAAACCTTTTTCCACGGATGTCGAATGTTGACCTTGTCTTGGCGCAAACATCTAACCATGGCTCACAAACGTATTTTGTTCGACTTGCATCACATTGAGTCCAGTTCGAGGAAGAATAACATGTATAACACGTCAAAGATAAAcctaaaataataatttaaaaaaactcagtGAGCAATTTGATCCTCAAAATATGGAAACGTCGAGACCTAGAAAATATttccaagacaaaaaaaaaaaggaaaagcctatGAAGAGAATTCCGACATGGATTCTTCAAATATCATAGTATATATCTCCTCTCTAACGTAAGGTTAGATTCTCATTACCTGATCAAGGTAAATCTATACTGACCAGTAAGGTGAATACACATATCTCGCTCATTTAATGAAGTTATGAAAACGGCCACCTGCCTTCGTTGTGACAGTTTCTAGAGTATTCTGGTTaatatggaaagtttaaaactaaCATGCAAATTTGGCTGAAGCgttaacaaatttttattccatCGCATCTATGCATCAATATACAAAAAGTGGAATTGACTTTAATATCCCTATGTTATcttgaatttttgaaagatgaGATCCTGTAAGAGACAGTGAGTAAGGTGATATCTGGTGCTGGTGTGAAAATAACGGTCGTGAGCCTGGATAATCTGCATCAGTATCACCCTCAGTTTTGCATCCGAGATAAAAACTTGCTCCGTTATTATGATTAAAGAGTATCGACCTCAGCAAAGGTCTTCCACATGGGCATCATTACTATTTAGCTGTTGAAATCATACCTTAAGCCATATCGATTAACTGACCAAGACGTATTATAAAAGGACAGTTATTAAGTTCCTTACAAGCTATTGTTTCGACAACATGCTGTTAATCTCTGTGGTAGACTCTTCAATCCCCACGGAATCTCCATTAAACATGTATTTATGGGTTTTAACAAGCCT from Pocillopora verrucosa isolate sample1 chromosome 1, ASM3666991v2, whole genome shotgun sequence includes:
- the LOC131780583 gene encoding aspartate aminotransferase, cytoplasmic, translating into MAAASIFKDVPGVPTDHVFCVNQMYKDDQNPNKVNMGIGAYRDKDGNPMVLPVVLNVEKRLAEEIASKILNHEYLSIDGLKSFCDAASRLLLGNDSPALVENRVCSAQAISGTGSLRLGMEFLKKFYHSEVIYVSNPTWGNHKKMLLATGYKAENIKDYRYFDKATKGLDFQGMWEDLENAPDNSIILLHACAHNPTGVDPDQEQWQRIAEIMKRKKLFPLFDIAYQGFVSGDPDEDAWAVRYFVSQGFEMVIGQSFAKNFGLYNERAGHTCVVTTDNETAERIRSQLKAIIRPMWSNPPNHGARIVATILNNPAHAAEWRETLRTMAGRILECRKLLYNKLKERGTPGTWNHIVDQKGMFGFTGLNVKQVEFLAKSYHIYLLNSGRVNICGITHHNVDYIAEAIHEAVTTVTD